In Rutidosis leptorrhynchoides isolate AG116_Rl617_1_P2 chromosome 2, CSIRO_AGI_Rlap_v1, whole genome shotgun sequence, one genomic interval encodes:
- the LOC139888265 gene encoding uncharacterized protein — protein sequence MLESHKEATVVDRILHVNSTSIGNWDWSRPPSGRAMDELTEINNLITSVNISDCPDSWKFSLDTSGIFTTSTMSNLINTLKYGTNSRNLSLPRNKYVPQKVFIFSWRVVQQKIPVRSELDKKGIDLHTILCPLCEHHIETTEHALVNCQKVSSIWTQILDWWNQNSINISNINEAIITDQGFTHNSIGLSLWQATKWIACYIIWKHRNLMIFSGKIWNPTAIISEIQTQSFSWISNRSRKKVPIEWHQWLLNPSFYVASPSNRIGVG from the coding sequence ATGTTAGAATCCCATAAAGAAGCAACTGTTGTCGATAGAATATTGCACGTTAACTCCACTTCGATAGGAAACTGGGATTGGTCCAGGCCTCCTAGCGGTCGCGCAATGGATGAACTCACGGAAATCAATAATCTTATAACTTCCGTAAATATTTCAGACTGCCCTGATTCATGGAAATTTTCCCTCGACACATCCGGCATCTTCACTACATCAACAATGTCAAATCTGATCAATACGCTTAAATATGGCACAAACTCTAGAAATCTATCACTACCTCGCAACAAATACGTCCCACAAAAGGTCTTCATTTTCTCATGGAGGGTCGTCCAACAAAAAATCCCTGTTAGAAGTGAACTTGATAAAAAAGGAATTGACCTTCATACAATCTTATGTCCCTTATGCGAGCATCATATCGAAACCACTGAACATGCGTTGGTAAATTGTCAAAAAGTATCTTCAATTTGGACACAAATACTCGATTGGTGGAATCAAAATAGCATAAATATCTCTAACATCAATGAAGCCATCATCACTGATCAAGGCTTCACACATAATTCTATTGGATTGTCCTTGTGGCAAGCTACTAAATGGATTGCGTGCTACATTATATGGAAACATAGAAACCTAATGATCTTTTCCGGAAAAATATGGAACCCCACAGCGATAATCTCCGAAATACAAACCCAAAGTTTTAGTTGGATATCAAATCGTTCGCGAAAAAAAGTACCAATCGAGTGGCATCAATGGCTCCTCAACCCGTCATTCTACGTAGCATCTCCTTCAAATCGCATTGGTGTTGGATAA